The genomic segment GTCCGATTCTCTTTCTTGTTTTAGTAGATCCTTCTGCAGGTTTTAAATTACTTAAGTTCATATTGTAATTCGTTTTATATTCAACAAATAATTACTTAACAATGGTAACCAAGTGTTTAACCTTATCCACCATTCCAAGAATTGAAGGAGTACATTCGTGTTCAACCACACGATTCAACTTATGAAGTCCCAGTGCATCGAGAGTTCTCTTCTGATCAGCAGGAGCACCAATTCTACTTTTAACTTGTTTAATCTTTATAGTCGACATATTCTTCCTCCTTATCCTCTAAATACTTTTTCCATACTAACTCCTCTGTTCTGAGCCACCATACGTGCATCGCGCATTTCGCTTAATGCCAGGATAGTAGCTTTTACCAAGTTGTGCGGGTTGGAAGAACCTTTTGACTTGGCCAAAACGTCCGTTACACCAACACTTTCAAGCACTGCACGCATTGCACCACCTGCCACAACACCAGTACCATGAGAAGCCGGCTTAATGAATACCTCAGCACCACCGAACTTAGCAGACTGCTCATGAGGAACCGTACCTTTCAATACAGGTACTTTAGTCAGATTCTTCTTTGCAGCTTCAACACCTTTGGCAATAGCGGCAGTTACTTCGCCGGCTTTGCCAAGGCCCCAACCGATGATACCTTCTTCATTTCCTACTACCACAATAGCAGAGAAACTAAAAGTTCTACCACCTTTGGTTACTTTGGTTACACGATTAATAGCAACCAATCTGTCTTTCAGTTCTATATCGTTTGTAATCTTAACTCTATTATTAAGTCCTGCCATAATGATTAAAATTTAAGTCCACCGTTACGAGCAGCATCAGCTACTTCTTTTACTCTCCCATGATACAAGTAACCATTACGGTCGAAAACAACAGTAGTTATACCTGCTTCCTGAGCTTTCTTAGCAATCAGTTCACCTACTTTGGCAGCTTGTTCTTTCTTAGGCATTTTTTCAGTCATACCCAAAGAAGAAGCGGCAGCCAGAGTCTTACCGGACAAATCGTCGATAATCTGAACATAGATTTGCTTATTGCTTCTAAACACACTCATACGCGGACATTCAGTTGTACCTGAAACCTTATTGCGTACTCTATATTTAATCTTAATACGTCTTTCTATTTTTGTTGTCATAATACTATCAATTTAAATGATTATTTAGCACCGGCTGATTTACCAGACTTTCTACGAATTTCTTCGCCAACAAACTTAATACCTTTACCTTTATACGGTTCAGGCTTACGGAAAGAACGTATTTTAGAGCAAACTTGACCAAGCAATTGTTTGTCACAAGATTCCAAAATGATAAGAGGATTCTTATTTCTTTCAGACTTAGTTTCTACTTTGATCTCAGCAGGTAACTGAATAAAGATACTGTGCGTATAGCCCAAGTTCAGTTCAATAATATTGCCTTGATTAGAAGCGCGGTAACCTACACCGACAAGTTCCAACTCTTTCTTATATCCTTCTGATACACCGACAACCATGTTGTGAACCAATGAACGGTACAGACCGTGGAATGCATGCTTCTGCTTCGGATTATCCAGCATTGCATTTTCATTCTCTGTCATAACGACATGGCCTTCTTCGATGGCAACATTGATAGCAGGATTTACGTATTGGCTCATTTCGCCTTTTGGTCCCTTTACGGTAACCATATCATCCTTCAGAGTAACTGTTACTCCAGCGGGAATACTAATGGGTAATTTTCCTATTCTTGACATTGCTAATTCCTCCTATTAATATACATAACACAAAACTTCACCACCGATCTTCAATTCAGCGGCTTCTTTGTTGGTCATTACACCTTTGGAAGTAGATATTATAGCAATACCCAAACCATTAATAACTCGCGGCATATCTTTATAACCGGTATATTGACGCAAACCCGGAGAAGAAATTCTTTCCAGTTTTTTGATAGCGTTCACTTTGTTAACCGGATCATACTTCAAGGCAACCTTAATAGTACCTTGAGGACCATCTTCTACAAACTTATAATTAAGGATGTAGCCTTTCTCAAAAAGAATCTTTGTGATTTCTTTTTTCAAATTTGAAGCGGGAACTTCAACAACTCTGTGCTTTGCTTGAATAGCGTTCCGCAACCTCGTCAAATAATCTGCTATTGGATCAGTCATATAAAAATAAATTAAATTAATCAGGACTACCCTGACAATATTTAAAAAACAAAAATTACCAGCTTGCTTTCTTTACACCTGGAATAAGACCGTTGGATGCCATCTCACGGAACTGAATTCTGGAGATACCGAACTGACGGATATATCCTTTAGGACGGCCAGTCAGTTTGCAACGGTTGTGCATACGAATCGGGTTAGAATTCTTCGGCAACTCCTGTAATTTCTGTGCAGCTTCAAAAGCTTCAGCAGGATCACCTGTTCTAACGATTTGCTTCAATGCAGCTCTTTTCTCGGCATATTTGGCTACTAATTTAGCACGCTTTACTTCACGTGCTTTCATTGATTCCTTTGCCATATTATCAATCTTTTTTAGCGTTCTTAAACGGTAAACCGAATTCTTTCAACAAGGCATAACCTTCTTCATCTGTTTGCGCAGAGGTTACAAAGGTAATATTCATTCCGAGAATTCTGGTAATACTATCGATATTAATTTCAGGGAAAATGATTTGTTCCTGAATACCAAGGGTATAGTTACCCTTACCATCGAACTTACTTTCAATGCCCTTGAAGTCGCGGATACGCGGCAGAGCTACACGAACTAATTTTTCAAGAAATTCGTACATTCTCTCACGACGCAAAGTTACCATAACACCAATCGGCATTTTCTTACGCAACTTAAAGTTAGCGATATCTTTACGAGAAATGGTTGCAACAGCTTTTTGGCCGGTGATAGCAGTCATTTCATTAATTGCCACTTCGATAATCTTCTTATCAGCAACGGCCATACCTAAACCCTGATTGATAACAATCTTCTTAAGTACGGGTACCTGCATTGAAGAAGAATACTGGAACTGTGATTTCAATGCAGGCGCAATACGCTCTGCATATTCTTTCTTAAGGCTAGCAGTATTACTCATTACTTAATCTCCTCTCCTGATTTTTTAGAATAACGCACTAAAGTGCCATCAGCACTCTCTTTTCTACCAACACGCGTTGCTTTACCAGTTTTTGGATCAACCGGGTTCAAGTTTGAAATGTGGATAGAAGCTTCTTGCTTCACGATACCACCTTGCGGGTTCTTTGCATTCGGTTTTGTGCTCTTAGACACCATGTTGATACCTTCAACGATTGCACGTTTTTTATCAACAAGAACCTTCAATACACGACCAGTCTTACCTTTGTCTTCACCAGAATTTACGTAAACTGTATCGCCTTTTTTAATATGTAATTTACTCATTACTTAAATCTTTTACAAAATTAAAGTACTTCAGGAGCGAGTGACACAACTTTCATGTTAGTAGCACGAAGTTCACGAGCTACCGGACCGAAAATACGACTACCTCTAATTTCACCTGCATTGTTCAGCAACACGCAAGCATTATCATCAAAACGTATATAAGAACCATCAGCACGACGGATTTCTTTCTTAGTACGTACGATCAAAGCTTTAGACACTGCACCTTTTTTAACATCACTTGAAGGGATAACGCTCTTTACAGAAACAACAATCACGTCCCCTACTGAAGCATAGCGACGGCCTGTACCGCCTAAAACGCGGATACAGAGAGCCTCTTTTGCTCCACTATTATCACATACTGTAAGTCTGGATTCTACTTGTATCATAATTACTTAGCTCTTTCAATTATTTCAACCAATCTCCATCTCTTAGTCTTGCTCAAAGGACGAGTTTCCATGATGTGTACAGTATCGCCGATATTGCACTCATTCTTTTCATCATGAGCATGGTACTTTTTCGTCTTACTAACGAACTTACCATATATGGGATGTTTTTCCTTAAACTTAGCTGCAACGGTGATGGTCTTATCCATCTTATTGCTCAGCACAATCCCAGTTCTTTCTTTTCTTAAATTTCTTGCTTCCATCAAGCTCATCATTTATTGTTAAGTTCTCTTTGGCGTAATTCAGTTTTCATACGCGCAATAGTCCTGCGTAATTGTTTGATCTGAGCAGGATTATCCAAAGGAGAAATAGAATGATTTAAAACCATTTGGCTATAATTAGCCACTTCTGCTTCTACTCTTTCTACCAAGTCACTGGTAGTCATTTCTTTAATTTCTGCAATTTTCATACTTCTTACGCATTTTGATTTTGGATATCATAATCACGTCTAACCACAAACTTAGTTGTGATAGGGAGCTTCTGTGCAGCTAAGCGCAAAGCTTCTTTTGCGATTTCATAAGATACTCCTTCAGCTTCGATAATAATTCTACCCGGTGTAACAGGAGCAACGAATCCTTCCGGCGCACCCTTACCTTTACCCATACGTACATCAGCAGGTTTTCTTGTAATAGGTTTATCCGGGAAAATACGAATCCAAATCTGTCCTTGACGTTGCATATATCTTGTCACTGCAATACGCGCAGCTTCAATCTGACGGCCTGTAATCCACTTCGTCTCCAAGGCCTTAATACCAAAAGAACCGAAAGCCAACTGGTTTCCTCTTTGGGCATTACCTTTTTGACGGCCTTTTTGTTGTCTTCTGAATTTTGTCTTTTTCGGTTGTAACATAATTCCTAAAAATCAAATTCGTTAGCGATTATTTTTCTTTCTTTTGAAGTTCTTTCCGCCATTGTTTCCGCTATTGCTTCCACGACCACTTTCTTTGCTTTGCGTAAAGTTCGGAGCCAACTCCTTCTTACCATAAACTTCACCTCTACAAATCCAAACTTTAATACCGAGAAGACCAACCTTCGTCAATGCTTCTGCATGACAGTAGTCAATGTCTGCTCTGAAAGTGTGCAACGGAGTTCTTCCTTCCTTATACATTTCAGAACGGGCCATTTCTGCGCCATTCAAACGTCCTGAAATCTGAATTTTGATACCTTCCGCACCCATACGCATAGTGTTAGCGATAGCCATTTTGATAGCGCGGCGGTAGGCAATTTTACCTTCTACCTGACGAGCGATGTTGTTAGCCACGATAACAGCGTCCAGCTCAGGTCTTTTAACTTCGAAGATATTGATCTGGATATCTTTATCAGTGACCTTCTTCAACTCTTCCTTCAACTTGTCAACTTCTTGGCCACCTTTACCGATAATGATACCCGGACGTGCTGTACAAACGGTAATAGTCACGAGTTTCAGTGTACGTTCGATTACAATTCTTGAAACGCTTGCTTTAGCAAGACGAGCGTTCAAATATTTACGAATCTTGCTATCTTCCAGCAAAGAGTCGCCGTAATTCTTTCCACCATACCAATTGGAATCCCATCCTCTGATAATTCCTAAACGGTTGCTTATTGGATTAACTTTTTGTCCCATTTACCTTAATTTTGATCTTCGTTATTACTTTTAGAACCAACGAACAACGTTACGTGGTTTGAACGTTTGCGGATTCTGTAACCTCTACCCTGCGGAGCCGGTCTCATTCTTTTGAGTGTAGCACCACCATCAACAAAAATCTTGGTTACG from the Bacteroides eggerthii genome contains:
- the rpmD gene encoding 50S ribosomal protein L30 — its product is MSTIKIKQVKSRIGAPADQKRTLDALGLHKLNRVVEHECTPSILGMVDKVKHLVTIVK
- the rpsE gene encoding 30S ribosomal protein S5; amino-acid sequence: MAGLNNRVKITNDIELKDRLVAINRVTKVTKGGRTFSFSAIVVVGNEEGIIGWGLGKAGEVTAAIAKGVEAAKKNLTKVPVLKGTVPHEQSAKFGGAEVFIKPASHGTGVVAGGAMRAVLESVGVTDVLAKSKGSSNPHNLVKATILALSEMRDARMVAQNRGVSMEKVFRG
- the rplR gene encoding 50S ribosomal protein L18, encoding MTTKIERRIKIKYRVRNKVSGTTECPRMSVFRSNKQIYVQIIDDLSGKTLAAASSLGMTEKMPKKEQAAKVGELIAKKAQEAGITTVVFDRNGYLYHGRVKEVADAARNGGLKF
- the rplF gene encoding 50S ribosomal protein L6, which codes for MSRIGKLPISIPAGVTVTLKDDMVTVKGPKGEMSQYVNPAINVAIEEGHVVMTENENAMLDNPKQKHAFHGLYRSLVHNMVVGVSEGYKKELELVGVGYRASNQGNIIELNLGYTHSIFIQLPAEIKVETKSERNKNPLIILESCDKQLLGQVCSKIRSFRKPEPYKGKGIKFVGEEIRRKSGKSAGAK
- the rpsH gene encoding 30S ribosomal protein S8, yielding MTDPIADYLTRLRNAIQAKHRVVEVPASNLKKEITKILFEKGYILNYKFVEDGPQGTIKVALKYDPVNKVNAIKKLERISSPGLRQYTGYKDMPRVINGLGIAIISTSKGVMTNKEAAELKIGGEVLCYVY
- the rpsN gene encoding 30S ribosomal protein S14, with the translated sequence MAKESMKAREVKRAKLVAKYAEKRAALKQIVRTGDPAEAFEAAQKLQELPKNSNPIRMHNRCKLTGRPKGYIRQFGISRIQFREMASNGLIPGVKKASW
- the rplE gene encoding 50S ribosomal protein L5 produces the protein MSNTASLKKEYAERIAPALKSQFQYSSSMQVPVLKKIVINQGLGMAVADKKIIEVAINEMTAITGQKAVATISRKDIANFKLRKKMPIGVMVTLRRERMYEFLEKLVRVALPRIRDFKGIESKFDGKGNYTLGIQEQIIFPEINIDSITRILGMNITFVTSAQTDEEGYALLKEFGLPFKNAKKD
- the rplX gene encoding 50S ribosomal protein L24, whose translation is MSKLHIKKGDTVYVNSGEDKGKTGRVLKVLVDKKRAIVEGINMVSKSTKPNAKNPQGGIVKQEASIHISNLNPVDPKTGKATRVGRKESADGTLVRYSKKSGEEIK
- the rplN gene encoding 50S ribosomal protein L14, whose amino-acid sequence is MIQVESRLTVCDNSGAKEALCIRVLGGTGRRYASVGDVIVVSVKSVIPSSDVKKGAVSKALIVRTKKEIRRADGSYIRFDDNACVLLNNAGEIRGSRIFGPVARELRATNMKVVSLAPEVL
- the rpsQ gene encoding 30S ribosomal protein S17, which produces MMSLMEARNLRKERTGIVLSNKMDKTITVAAKFKEKHPIYGKFVSKTKKYHAHDEKNECNIGDTVHIMETRPLSKTKRWRLVEIIERAK
- the rpmC gene encoding 50S ribosomal protein L29; protein product: MKIAEIKEMTTSDLVERVEAEVANYSQMVLNHSISPLDNPAQIKQLRRTIARMKTELRQRELNNK
- the rplP gene encoding 50S ribosomal protein L16, with protein sequence MLQPKKTKFRRQQKGRQKGNAQRGNQLAFGSFGIKALETKWITGRQIEAARIAVTRYMQRQGQIWIRIFPDKPITRKPADVRMGKGKGAPEGFVAPVTPGRIIIEAEGVSYEIAKEALRLAAQKLPITTKFVVRRDYDIQNQNA
- the rpsC gene encoding 30S ribosomal protein S3, producing the protein MGQKVNPISNRLGIIRGWDSNWYGGKNYGDSLLEDSKIRKYLNARLAKASVSRIVIERTLKLVTITVCTARPGIIIGKGGQEVDKLKEELKKVTDKDIQINIFEVKRPELDAVIVANNIARQVEGKIAYRRAIKMAIANTMRMGAEGIKIQISGRLNGAEMARSEMYKEGRTPLHTFRADIDYCHAEALTKVGLLGIKVWICRGEVYGKKELAPNFTQSKESGRGSNSGNNGGKNFKRKKNNR